One stretch of Tenacibaculum sp. MAR_2010_89 DNA includes these proteins:
- a CDS encoding phosphoribosylglycinamide formyltransferase, whose amino-acid sequence MKRIVIFASGSGTNAENIIKYFQTSKHAVVTHVLSNNEHAKVFERCERLDTDASLFDKESFTKDDTVLNFLQVEADIIVLAGFLRKIPSKIVEAFPNKIINIHPALLPKYGGKGMYGMNVHKAVKKNNDSETGITIHYVNENYDEGAIIFQAKTELNSKDTPESIAKKVHILEYEHFPKVIESVILKNG is encoded by the coding sequence ATGAAACGTATCGTAATTTTTGCTTCTGGATCTGGTACCAACGCCGAAAACATTATTAAATATTTTCAAACTTCTAAACATGCAGTAGTTACTCATGTGCTTTCTAACAATGAACATGCCAAAGTTTTTGAACGTTGTGAACGGCTTGATACCGACGCTTCATTGTTTGATAAAGAGAGCTTTACAAAAGATGACACTGTGCTGAATTTTTTACAGGTTGAAGCTGACATTATTGTTTTGGCAGGTTTTTTAAGAAAAATACCTTCTAAAATTGTAGAAGCTTTTCCTAATAAAATAATAAATATACATCCTGCTTTACTTCCTAAATATGGTGGAAAAGGAATGTATGGCATGAATGTTCATAAAGCTGTCAAAAAAAATAATGATTCTGAAACTGGTATCACAATTCATTATGTAAATGAAAATTATGATGAAGGAGCTATCATTTTTCAAGCAAAAACAGAGTTAAATAGTAAAGATACACCTGAATCTATAGCAAAAAAAGTTCATATTTTAGAATATGAGCACTTCCCAAAGGTAATTGAAAGCGTAATTTTAAAAAATGGGTAA
- a CDS encoding acyl carrier protein, with protein MSDIASRVKAIIVDKLGVDDNEVTNEASFTNDLGADSLDTVELIMEFEKEFDIQIPDDQAENIGTVGQAVSYIEDAKK; from the coding sequence ATGTCAGACATTGCATCAAGAGTAAAAGCAATTATCGTAGATAAATTAGGAGTAGACGATAACGAAGTAACTAACGAAGCAAGCTTCACAAACGATTTAGGAGCAGATTCATTAGATACTGTTGAGTTAATTATGGAATTCGAAAAAGAATTTGATATTCAAATTCCAGATGATCAAGCTGAGAACATCGGAACAGTAGGTCAAGCGGTTAGCTATATAGAAGACGCAAAAAAATAA
- the fabF gene encoding beta-ketoacyl-ACP synthase II has translation MQLKRVVVTGLGALTPIGNNKNEYWNSLVNGVSGAAPITYFDAAKFKTRFACELKNFTVTDFMNRKDARKMDRFTQYAMVASDEAIADAKLNLDDVNKLRVGVIWGAGIGGLETFQNEAFNYAKGDGTPKFNPFFIPKMIADIAPGNISIKNGFMGPNYTTVSACASSANAMIDALNYIRLGHCDVIVTGGSEAAVTIAGMGGFNAMHALSTRNETPESASRPFDAERDGFVLGEGAGAIILEEYEHAKARGAKIYAEVVGGGLSSDAHHMTAPHPEGIGVIAVMKNCLENAGLKPEDVDHINTHGTSTPLGDVAELKAISEVFGDHAKNININSTKSMTGHLLGAAGAIEAIASILAMEHGVIPPTINHNNVDENINSELNLTLNKAQKRDVKVAMSNTFGFGGHNACVVFKKLD, from the coding sequence ATGCAATTAAAGCGAGTTGTAGTAACTGGACTTGGCGCATTAACGCCAATAGGAAACAATAAAAATGAGTATTGGAATAGCTTAGTTAACGGAGTTAGCGGAGCAGCACCTATAACGTATTTTGATGCTGCCAAGTTCAAAACTCGTTTTGCATGTGAGTTAAAGAATTTTACGGTGACTGACTTCATGAATAGGAAAGATGCTCGTAAAATGGATAGATTTACACAATATGCAATGGTAGCTTCAGATGAAGCCATAGCTGATGCAAAGTTAAATCTAGATGACGTTAATAAGTTAAGAGTTGGCGTTATATGGGGAGCAGGAATAGGTGGTTTAGAAACTTTTCAGAACGAAGCATTTAATTATGCTAAAGGTGATGGAACTCCTAAATTCAATCCATTCTTTATCCCAAAAATGATTGCAGATATCGCTCCAGGAAATATATCTATTAAAAATGGATTTATGGGGCCTAATTATACAACAGTATCTGCATGTGCATCATCAGCTAATGCTATGATTGATGCGTTAAATTACATAAGACTTGGACATTGTGATGTTATTGTTACTGGTGGTAGTGAAGCCGCGGTAACTATTGCAGGAATGGGAGGTTTTAATGCAATGCATGCTTTATCAACAAGAAATGAAACTCCAGAATCTGCATCAAGACCTTTTGATGCTGAACGTGATGGTTTTGTTTTAGGTGAAGGAGCTGGTGCTATTATTTTAGAAGAGTATGAACACGCGAAAGCTAGAGGTGCAAAAATTTACGCTGAAGTTGTAGGTGGTGGTTTATCTTCTGATGCACATCATATGACAGCACCACATCCTGAAGGTATTGGTGTAATTGCTGTAATGAAAAATTGCCTTGAAAATGCAGGTTTAAAACCTGAAGATGTAGATCATATAAACACTCACGGTACTTCTACTCCGTTGGGTGATGTAGCTGAATTAAAGGCTATTTCTGAAGTATTTGGAGATCATGCTAAAAACATTAACATTAATTCAACAAAATCTATGACTGGTCACTTGTTAGGTGCTGCTGGTGCTATTGAAGCTATAGCTTCAATTTTAGCTATGGAGCATGGAGTTATTCCTCCTACAATTAACCATAATAATGTAGATGAGAATATTAATTCAGAGTTAAACTTAACTTTGAATAAGGCTCAAAAAAGAGATGTTAAAGTAGCAATGAGTAATACTTTTGGATTTGGAGGGCATAATGCTTGTGTTGTTTTCAAAAAACTAGATTAA
- the rnc gene encoding ribonuclease III, translating to MNFLRRIVKPQNKEDEDFYYELKELLNFKPIKLSHYKKAFTHRSLKMVDKKGNPINYERLEFLGDAILGTVIASYLYKKVPKGDEGYLTQMRSKVVSREHLNTLGKDLDLIRFVKSNIANNQVSNNIHGNIFEALIGAIYLDRGYNYCDQFIYEQVILPYVDIERLEGKISSYKGYIIEWCQKNKKKYSFDSYEDTGNQSKKHFSVRISIDGVMVAKGRATSKKKAEEIAAKRVYYTMQDKM from the coding sequence ATGAATTTTCTTCGTAGAATAGTTAAACCCCAGAATAAAGAGGATGAAGACTTTTACTACGAATTAAAAGAACTGCTTAATTTTAAACCTATAAAGTTATCGCATTATAAAAAAGCGTTTACTCATAGGTCTTTAAAAATGGTAGATAAGAAAGGTAATCCTATAAATTATGAGCGTCTTGAATTTTTAGGAGATGCTATTTTAGGTACAGTTATAGCTTCTTATTTATATAAGAAAGTACCTAAAGGTGATGAAGGTTACCTTACTCAAATGAGATCGAAAGTTGTTAGTAGAGAACATCTAAACACATTAGGTAAAGATTTAGACCTTATTAGATTCGTAAAAAGTAATATTGCTAATAATCAAGTTAGTAATAATATTCATGGAAATATTTTTGAAGCATTAATTGGTGCCATATACCTTGATAGAGGATATAATTACTGCGATCAATTCATCTATGAGCAGGTAATATTACCTTATGTAGATATTGAAAGGTTAGAAGGTAAAATATCTAGCTATAAAGGTTATATAATAGAATGGTGTCAAAAAAATAAAAAGAAATATAGTTTTGACTCTTACGAAGATACAGGTAATCAAAGTAAAAAACATTTTAGTGTTAGGATAAGTATCGATGGAGTAATGGTTGCTAAAGGAAGGGCTACTTCAAAGAAAAAAGCTGAAGAAATTGCAGCTAAGAGAGTATATTATACCATGCAAGATAAAATGTAA
- a CDS encoding IPExxxVDY family protein, whose translation MPVYELDFNDFDTNEYILIGIHTTLNDYKLAYLLNGILNSLFKKANYCLDIKSKIDVKISFSVYEYLNLKSDHNWFLINNVSKHKIKSEEIGLFTENTVTNYLVPEKKKVDYFIKIEGDFECTFIENAINKIKQIPQVITSYQIEVDTLKSKDFLIF comes from the coding sequence ATGCCTGTTTATGAGCTGGATTTTAATGACTTTGATACTAATGAGTATATATTAATTGGAATCCATACTACTTTAAATGATTATAAATTAGCATATCTTTTAAATGGTATTTTAAATAGCTTATTTAAAAAAGCGAATTATTGCCTTGATATTAAAAGTAAAATTGATGTGAAAATATCATTTTCTGTATATGAATATTTAAACTTAAAGTCAGATCATAATTGGTTTTTAATAAATAATGTAAGTAAACATAAAATAAAATCAGAAGAAATAGGACTGTTTACAGAAAATACTGTGACAAATTACCTTGTTCCTGAAAAGAAAAAAGTTGATTATTTTATAAAAATAGAGGGGGATTTTGAATGCACGTTTATAGAAAATGCTATAAACAAAATAAAGCAAATACCTCAAGTAATAACATCATATCAAATAGAAGTTGATACGTTAAAATCTAAAGATTTTTTAATTTTTTAG
- the pyk gene encoding pyruvate kinase: MPHNKKTKIVATLGPATNTKEILAEMAEKGVNVFRVNFSHADYDTVKERIRQIREINEERGYNVAILADLQGPKLRVGIMEEGVEVKAGDTFTFTTEECIGTQEKAYMTYQRFPKDVKEGEQILVDDGKLLFEVVSTDKNKSVETKVIVGGPLKSKKGVNLPNTKISLPALTEKDKKDVVFALDQEVDWVALSFVRTPEDLRILRDLIKQKSRYRVPVIAKIEKPEAVENIDALIPYCDGLMVARGDLGVEVPMQDVPLIQKSLVRRAKQARIPVIIATQMMETMIDNSVPTRAEVNDVANSIMDGADAVMLSGETSVGKHPIRVIQKMSEIIKSVEFSDLIEVPQAPPHIRTNRFITKSVCHHAALMADDIKASAITTLTNSGYTAFQISAWRPKSHVLAFSSEKRILGKLNLLWGVRAYHYDRNLSTDDTVEDINEIAKEKGFVKAGDFMINLSSMPVKAKGMVNTLRVSQID, translated from the coding sequence ATGCCACATAACAAAAAAACCAAAATTGTAGCAACCTTAGGACCAGCAACAAATACTAAAGAAATTTTAGCAGAAATGGCTGAAAAGGGTGTGAATGTATTTAGAGTAAATTTTTCACATGCAGATTATGATACAGTAAAAGAGCGCATTAGACAAATTAGAGAAATTAACGAAGAAAGAGGGTATAATGTAGCCATATTAGCTGATTTACAAGGCCCAAAACTTCGTGTTGGTATAATGGAGGAAGGAGTAGAGGTAAAGGCAGGAGATACTTTTACGTTTACAACTGAAGAATGTATAGGTACACAAGAAAAGGCTTATATGACATATCAACGTTTTCCTAAAGATGTTAAAGAAGGTGAACAAATTTTAGTGGATGATGGAAAATTGTTGTTCGAAGTAGTTTCAACAGATAAAAACAAAAGTGTAGAAACTAAAGTAATTGTTGGTGGACCTTTGAAATCTAAAAAAGGAGTTAATTTACCAAATACAAAAATATCTTTACCAGCTCTTACTGAAAAAGATAAAAAAGATGTTGTTTTTGCTTTAGATCAAGAAGTTGACTGGGTAGCACTTTCTTTTGTTAGAACACCTGAAGATTTAAGAATTTTACGCGATTTAATAAAGCAAAAATCTCGTTATAGAGTTCCTGTAATAGCTAAAATAGAAAAACCAGAAGCTGTTGAAAATATCGATGCTTTGATACCTTACTGTGACGGACTTATGGTTGCGCGTGGTGATTTAGGGGTTGAAGTTCCAATGCAAGATGTACCATTGATTCAAAAAAGCTTGGTAAGAAGAGCTAAGCAAGCAAGAATACCAGTTATTATTGCTACTCAGATGATGGAAACTATGATAGATAACTCTGTTCCTACAAGAGCAGAGGTTAATGATGTTGCAAATTCTATTATGGACGGTGCGGATGCAGTAATGCTTTCAGGAGAAACTTCTGTAGGAAAACACCCTATAAGAGTTATTCAAAAAATGAGTGAAATTATAAAAAGTGTTGAATTTTCTGATCTTATTGAAGTTCCACAAGCTCCACCACATATTAGAACAAATCGTTTTATTACAAAATCGGTATGTCATCATGCGGCTTTAATGGCTGATGATATAAAAGCTTCAGCAATAACTACATTAACAAATAGCGGGTATACTGCTTTTCAAATTTCTGCATGGAGACCAAAATCTCATGTGTTAGCGTTTTCATCTGAAAAAAGAATTTTAGGAAAGTTGAATCTTTTATGGGGTGTTAGGGCTTATCATTACGATAGAAATTTAAGTACTGATGATACCGTAGAAGATATTAATGAAATAGCTAAAGAGAAAGGATTTGTTAAAGCAGGTGACTTTATGATTAATTTATCATCTATGCCTGTAAAAGCAAAAGGAATGGTAAACACATTACGTGTTTCGCAAATTGATTAA
- a CDS encoding M20/M25/M40 family metallo-hydrolase — translation MRSTNKFWAILIIAFTIFWAFNDSIPTVSSKVTTDKTKFSLDNALYHLKNISKRPHYTGSNEHKEVQNYIINELKKLGLSSEIQSQTAINKKWKASTTTENIITRIKGSENGKALLLLTHYDSNPHSSIGASDAGSGVVTILEGVRAFLAKKVKVKNDIIILFSDAEELGLLGAQAFVENHPWSKDIGLVLNFEARGSGGSSYMLMETNGKNKNLLSEFIKSNPNYPAANSLMYSVYKKLPNDTDLTVFRENGNINGFNFAFIDDHFDYHTEQDSYERLNKESLLHQADYFTSSLNHFSNIDLTLLDSNEDFVFVNFPLIKMLSYPFSWILPMLIFACLLFVGVFIIGVNRKKITYKGTLKGFIPFLLALIISSVASVLLWKLLVFINPQYNDMLHGFTYNGYQYIGAFSFLTLWILFKIYSYFKNEKAIDLLIAPIVVGLIINIFIFQNLQGAAFLIIPVYASILILSILVFMNVRKESKTILFAIISIPTIYIIIPMVQLFPVGLGLKMLFIASILITLVFGFLLPIFIQTKKKSILQFLSGLTAIILFFIATVNNGFSIDKKKPNSLVFIQNSDNNTSYWATYNTVFDSYVSQIFNLDYTEGNIPESEGKSKYNTRYTHYKKTENKNIPISKIEIDIDTIINEKREISFTIFPSRKINKYELYNTAPISIYSFCINGVLYNQGKSFKANKGTLLIYQMANSDKELSISLTLEKDSKPAIILNEVSYDLLSNPKFNLKPRNETMMPMPFVTNDAIITSKKIKL, via the coding sequence ATGAGATCAACAAATAAATTTTGGGCTATTTTAATAATAGCATTCACTATTTTTTGGGCTTTTAATGATAGTATTCCAACAGTGTCATCAAAAGTAACCACAGATAAAACTAAGTTTTCGTTAGATAATGCATTATATCATTTAAAAAACATTTCTAAGAGGCCACATTATACAGGAAGTAATGAACATAAAGAGGTTCAGAATTATATTATAAATGAATTAAAAAAACTTGGCTTAAGTTCAGAAATTCAAAGTCAAACTGCTATAAATAAAAAGTGGAAAGCTAGTACCACTACTGAAAATATAATAACCAGGATTAAAGGTTCAGAAAATGGTAAAGCTTTATTATTATTAACTCACTATGATTCTAATCCTCACTCATCAATTGGAGCAAGCGATGCTGGATCTGGTGTAGTAACAATATTAGAAGGAGTTAGAGCTTTTTTAGCAAAAAAAGTGAAAGTAAAGAATGATATTATTATTTTATTTTCTGATGCTGAAGAGCTAGGTTTATTAGGAGCACAAGCATTTGTTGAAAATCATCCTTGGTCCAAAGATATTGGATTAGTATTGAATTTCGAAGCTAGAGGTAGTGGAGGTTCTAGCTATATGTTAATGGAAACAAATGGTAAAAACAAGAACCTTTTATCTGAATTCATAAAATCAAATCCCAATTACCCAGCTGCAAACTCATTAATGTATAGTGTTTATAAAAAATTACCTAATGATACTGATCTAACTGTTTTTAGAGAAAATGGAAATATCAATGGTTTTAACTTTGCTTTTATTGATGATCATTTTGATTATCATACTGAGCAAGATTCTTACGAACGATTAAACAAAGAAAGTCTTTTACATCAAGCAGATTATTTTACAAGTTCACTTAATCATTTTTCAAATATTGATTTAACACTTTTAGATAGTAATGAAGATTTTGTTTTTGTCAATTTTCCTTTAATCAAAATGTTATCATATCCTTTTTCATGGATTCTTCCAATGCTTATTTTTGCTTGCTTACTTTTCGTTGGTGTATTTATTATTGGAGTTAATCGTAAAAAAATAACGTATAAGGGCACTTTGAAAGGCTTTATACCCTTTTTATTAGCTTTAATTATTTCTAGTGTAGCTAGTGTCTTATTATGGAAATTATTAGTGTTTATAAACCCTCAATATAATGATATGCTACATGGGTTTACCTATAATGGATATCAATACATAGGAGCATTTAGTTTTTTAACTTTATGGATACTTTTCAAAATATATAGTTATTTTAAAAATGAAAAGGCTATAGATTTATTAATTGCTCCAATAGTAGTAGGCTTAATTATAAATATTTTCATATTTCAAAACTTACAAGGTGCTGCCTTTTTAATTATTCCTGTATATGCTTCTATTTTAATACTAAGTATTTTGGTTTTTATGAATGTTCGTAAAGAATCTAAAACAATTCTTTTTGCAATTATATCCATACCTACAATATATATAATTATACCAATGGTTCAATTATTCCCTGTTGGTTTAGGCTTAAAAATGCTATTTATTGCTTCAATATTAATAACATTAGTATTTGGTTTCTTACTTCCAATATTTATTCAAACAAAGAAAAAAAGTATACTCCAATTTTTAAGTGGTCTTACTGCTATTATTCTTTTTTTTATTGCTACAGTTAATAATGGATTTTCAATTGATAAAAAGAAACCTAATAGTTTAGTTTTTATTCAAAATTCAGACAATAATACTTCGTATTGGGCTACATATAACACTGTGTTTGATAGTTATGTATCCCAAATTTTCAATTTAGACTATACTGAAGGAAACATTCCTGAATCTGAAGGAAAAAGTAAATATAACACACGTTATACACACTATAAGAAAACTGAGAATAAGAATATCCCTATATCAAAAATTGAAATAGATATTGATACTATTATAAATGAAAAAAGAGAAATAAGTTTTACCATATTTCCTTCAAGAAAAATTAATAAATATGAATTGTACAATACAGCTCCTATTTCTATTTATAGCTTTTGCATAAACGGTGTTTTATATAATCAAGGAAAGTCTTTTAAGGCTAATAAAGGAACACTTTTAATATATCAAATGGCAAATTCAGATAAAGAATTATCAATCTCTTTAACATTAGAAAAAGATTCAAAACCTGCTATTATTTTAAACGAAGTTTCCTATGATTTGCTATCAAACCCTAAGTTTAATTTAAAGCCCAGGAATGAAACTATGATGCCAATGCCCTTTGTTACAAATGATGCTATTATTACTTCTAAAAAAATAAAGTTGTAA
- a CDS encoding CBS domain-containing protein, with translation MGIINFQGKRTNAEKKETEPILVSDYMTTTIISFKESEPIENVIQTLIENKISGGPVVNENNELIGIISEGDCMKQISESRYYNLPMDKNNTVGKAMIKEVETIDGNMNVFDAVNKFLESKRRRFPIVENEKLVGQISQKDILKAAMKLKGNTWK, from the coding sequence ATGGGGATAATTAACTTTCAAGGGAAACGAACTAACGCTGAAAAAAAAGAAACTGAACCAATTTTGGTTTCAGATTACATGACAACTACAATTATTTCATTTAAAGAATCTGAGCCAATTGAAAACGTAATACAAACCTTAATTGAGAATAAAATATCTGGTGGTCCTGTTGTAAATGAAAATAATGAACTAATAGGAATTATTTCGGAGGGAGATTGTATGAAACAAATATCTGAAAGTAGGTATTATAATTTACCAATGGATAAAAATAATACTGTAGGTAAGGCAATGATTAAAGAAGTAGAAACAATTGATGGTAATATGAATGTTTTTGATGCAGTTAATAAATTTTTAGAGTCTAAACGTAGAAGGTTCCCTATTGTTGAAAATGAAAAATTGGTAGGACAAATAAGTCAGAAAGATATATTAAAAGCGGCGATGAAACTTAAAGGAAATACCTGGAAGTAA